One Palaemon carinicauda isolate YSFRI2023 chromosome 4, ASM3689809v2, whole genome shotgun sequence DNA segment encodes these proteins:
- the LOC137639682 gene encoding uncharacterized protein: MDQVVPPQSYQALEMKKVISYSASRNREGYIGIRGFTDVGGIRHHLRCLSSGGTVREKGLHSSSAGQGFPSYTVFKTAVKAFSMKGQVAAFGTTKDAFTRSNTESDGRTFVPKHQNVKKVFTDAQERLIEEYSIKIARMFYGLPTRAFRRMILKYAEAVGSPCIPDAWKREGMATRDWYYGYMFRHPRLALKAPEGMSLSRAMAFNRVNVEVFFKAYVEAVERLSFMPARIFNLDESGLSTVMKPCKVVCERGRPVASQVARERGNHMTFVGIVNAAGHGFPPVFIIARKKMNADFQRGTTPGTTVLLQANGWMDHERFVQTLEHLHKVSYSSVENKILLIMDNAECHMSIHVVEYAIQHGIVIVTLPPHTTAKLQPLDVSVFGPFKSVLRSIQDDFKLSNPHVPITEHMLPEIACKAWDKVCNVTNITNGFRATGIFPVNRNIFPDDAFAGAEVTEQAPPDDDDDLPQTVAAPLTPVPSEPDQPQPGPSGIGRMSPASASRANTPEAALQPRQTPTPTPSSPPIPDVTPEAVQPYPKARPRPAARGRKKIRACILTEDEEALSQLRDKEEKKAAREEKKRRLQEKKRGQEARQAVKRRRSEPVEASSSDEEAIDNPALCDDSSEYSDEIAEELEFDAASYPFVQKEPEVGDFVLVQLLFQGKRSEELVHFVGKVISLEEDGQQLQVDFLRIRSPLLKDTFHFPHIGDVDSVDRSSVLGVLTVSTGTTQRQANLIKVLPPLRDFNMH; this comes from the exons tgcctatcatcgggaggaacagtaagggagaagggtctgcactcctccagtgcagggcaaggtttcccttcctacACTgtctttaagaccgctgtgaaggccttttcgatgaaggggcaagtcgcagcattcggcacaacgaag gatgctttcactcggTCCAACACGGAGAGTGATGGGAGGACGTTTGTGCCTAAGCATCAGAACGTAAAAAAGGTTTTCACCGATGCGCAGGAACGCTTGATCGAGGAATACTCTATCAAGATCGCGCGGATGTTCTACGGCCTGCCAACGAGAGCTTTCAGGAGGATGATCCTGAAGTATGCAGAGGCTGTTGGCAGCCCGTgtattcctgatgcctggaagagggaaggtatggccacccgtgactggtattacgggtatatgttccgtcatccaaggcttgcattgaaggctccggagggcatgtcactttcgcgcgcgatggctttcaaccgcgtaaacgttgaagtcttcttcaaggcttacgtggaagctgtcgagcgactcagtttcatgccagccaggatcttcaacttggatgagagtggcttgtccactgtgatgaagccatgtaaggttgtttgcgagagaggtcgtcctgttgcttcgcaggttgctcgggagagaggcaatcatatgactttcgtggggattgttaatgctgcagggcatggtttccctccagtgtttatcatcgcacgaaagaagatgaatgctgattttcagagagggactactcctggaaccacagtgctcttgcaggctaacggttggatggaccatgagcgtttcgtgcagacactcgagcatctccataaggtgtcttattcttcagtggagaataagatactgctgataatggacaatgccgagtgtcacatgagcattcatgtggttgagtatgcgatacagcatggcatcgtaattgtcacgctgccacctcatactacagccaaactccagccattagatgtaagtgtctttggccccttcaagtctgtcctgcgatccattcaggacgattttaaactttcaaaccctcacgtgcccatcacggaacatatgttgccagagatagcgtgcaaggcctgggacaaggtttgtaatgtcaccaacatcaccaatgggtttcgcgctactggcatctttcccgtcaaccgcaacatctttccagatgatgcgtttgctggggcagaagtcacagagcaggcccctcctgatgatgatgatgatttgccacaaactgttgccgcacccttgacaccagttccatcggagcctgaccaacctcagcctggaccatctggaataggtaggatgtcaccagcttcagcgtctagggctaacactcctgaagcagcactccaacctcggcagactccaactccaacaccttcatctcctccaattcccgacgtcactcccgaagctgtgcagccctacccgaaggctcgtccccgccctgctgctagagggcgcaagaagatccgcgcctgcatcctgactgaggatgaggaggctcttagccagctgcgggacaaggaggagaagaaagcagccagagaggagaagaagcggaggttgcaggagaagaagagagggcaggaggcacgacaggcggttaagaggaggaggtctgagccagttgaggcgagcagcagtgatgaggaggctatcgacaatcctgcactctgtgacgactcatctgaatattcagatgagattgcagaagagctcgagtttgatgctgcctcctatccattcgtccagaaggagccagag GTGGGTGACTTTGTCCTGGTCCAGCTTCTCTTCCAGGGGAAGAGGTCTGAGGAGCTTGTCCACTTTGTGGGCAAGGTCATTTCCCTGGAGGAAGACGGGCAGCAGCTGCAGGTGGACTTCCTTAGGATAAGGTCGCCCTTGCTGAAGGACACCTTCCACTTCCCACACATCGGGGATGTCGACAGTGTCGACCGCAGCAGTGTGTTGGGGGTCCTCACAGTCAGCACGGGGACCACCCAACGACAAGCAAACCTCATCAAGGTCCTCCCTCCCTTGagggactttaacatgcattag